Below is a genomic region from Spirosoma radiotolerans.
GCTCAATTAGAGGTTGATAAGCGTGAATTGAAAAACGTAAGCTCCTTCGATCATAAAAAATACGACCAGAAAATAAGAAACTATCAGACTATTCTGGCTCAGAAAGACCAGGAAATTGCCCGCCTGAAGGAAGAAAACGGCGTATTATCCCAGCAAAACGAATCACTTGTCCAGGAGAACAGCGGCCTCAAAGCTGACAAACAATCGCTAAGTGACTCTGTTGTCTCCGTCACTATCAAAAACCAGGAGTTAGCAGAAAAAGTCACCATCGCTGCCGCCTTACATGCCGAGTCCGTCACCATTAATGGCGTGAATGCAAAAGGAAAAGAAACTGATGGAGGTACGTACAAAGCTAAAAAAACCGATAAAATTCACATATCGATCCAACTGTCTCCCAACGGATTAGCCAAGAAAGATGAGAAGCTGCTTTACGTCCGGGTTGTAGATCCTACGGGTGCCGTTATTTCTGATCTGGCGACGGGCTCTGGTGAGTTTCTGTACAATAACCAGGGCATGATTTACACAGCCATGCAAAAGTTTACGTTTGACAATACTCGGCAACGGCTTGATTTCTTCTACGGCCGCGGTGGTCAACCCTTTAAAGAAGGCAAACACACGGTAGAAGTGTATTGCGAAGGCTTCCGAATCGGTGATGGTGAATTCACAATCAGGTAGGTAGCAACAAGGCATCTTAAAACAAGTAATGGTGCCGATCTCCGGCGGAGATCGGCACTCTCTTTTTAGGGCTCATTAACTATTATTCAGCGATCTAGCTTTGCAACTATCGTTTTATTTCCTACCTTTGCGCCCTCATTTCAAACAAATTACAAAAAAATGTTTCCTAATAACTACGAAACGGTGTTCATTTTAACTCCCGTTTTATCTGATGCTCAGATGAAGGACGCCGTTGACAAGTTTCGCAAAGTGCTGACCGATAACGGTGCGGAACTGGTCCATGAAGACCACATGGGTCTGCGCAAGCTGGCCTATCCAATTCAGCATAAGAACACGGGTTACTACCAACTCTTCGAGTTTAAGGCCCCCGGCACGATCATCGAGAAACTCAACACTGAGTATCTCCGTGACGAGCGCATCATTCGTCACCT
It encodes:
- the rpsF gene encoding 30S ribosomal protein S6 produces the protein MFPNNYETVFILTPVLSDAQMKDAVDKFRKVLTDNGAELVHEDHMGLRKLAYPIQHKNTGYYQLFEFKAPGTIIEKLNTEYLRDERIIRHLTVSLDKHAVAYNDRKRNGLVGKKKQTENAGEAK